A window from Citrus sinensis cultivar Valencia sweet orange chromosome 3, DVS_A1.0, whole genome shotgun sequence encodes these proteins:
- the LOC102625446 gene encoding RINT1-like protein MAG2 — MDSTKTLPPVSAISSTTLSFLNDNLTNKEYHARAARLASELETQCSHLDQSLVELNRNLESKLSVYASFTDRVSGLFTHVNVKLTDLASASRSPSSVSDGGVRAKQILGEELPALAKEVARVDMVRAYAETALKLDSLVGDIEDAVSSAMNNNRRSNSTQDSEDMRLLAIKALKQAEDILTSVTKTRPQWARLVAAVDHRVDRALAMLRPQAIADHRALLSSLGWPPPLSILASSNPETRASSEVSNPLFTMRGDLKHQYCENFLALCRLQELQRQRKSRQLEGHNRELALHQPLWAIEELVNPIAVASQRHFSKWTDQPEFIFTLVYKITRDYVDSMDELLQPLVDEALLVGYSCREEWISAMVTALLTYLAKEIFPVYVDQLDEESISGVQSQARISWLHLVDLMISFDKRIKSLVEQSGILFSLQEDGNLQKISSLSVFCDRPDWLDIWAQIELADTLEKLKHDVDDERNWKMKVQKGALLFGSEDYRSPTVSSAFLQRLSSVVDRCRSLPIVSLRSRFLRLAGAPVIQKFLDCVLLRCQEAEGMTALTDEDGLLKVANCINAAHYFESVLREWCEDVFFLEMALDQDNQLETSLSDNSRSEWSVGGSRSGIFDEEIKKLEEFRTEWVEKISVVILRGFDALSRDYVKNRRQWQEKSEENWLVSEMLVGALDYLQGKMSIIEGSLNAMDFIMVWRSLAMGVDRLLFRGIFMSNAKFYDGGVVRFGCDMEVLFGVFRAWCLRPEGFFPKTSEGLKLLKMREEQLQGGVLGGEKWMKQSGITHLSVAEAEKIEKNRVFMN; from the exons ATGGACTCAACAAAAACTCTACCTCCAGTCTCAGCCATATCCTCCACAACACTCTCCTTTCTCAACGATAACCTCACAAACAAGGAATATCACGCTCGCGCTGCGCGTCTCGCCAGTGAGCTTGAAACTCAGTGCAGCCACTTGGATCAAAGCTTGGTGGAGCTCAATCGCAACCTCGAATCTAAGCTTTCCGTTTACGCTTCCTTCACCGATCGCGTCAGCGGTCTCTTTACTCACGTCAATGTTAAGCTGACCGATCTCGCCTCCGCCTCTAGATCTCCTAGCTCTGTTTCAG atGGAGGAGTGCGAGCAAAGCAGATACTGGGGGAAGAGCTGCCAGCATTGGCCAAGGAGGTGGCGAGGGTGGATATGGTTCGAGCTTATGCTG AGACGGCTTTGAAGCTGGATAGTTTGGTTGGTGATATTGAAGATGCTGTATCTTCTGCTATGAACAATAACCGGAGGAGCAACTCTACACAGGATTCAGAA GATATGCGATTGCTCGCCATTAAAGCACTTAAACAGGCAGAAGATATTTTAACTTCAGTTACAAAGACACGTCCTCAGTGGGCACGTCTTGTGGCTGCTGTTGATCACAGAGTAGATCGTGCTCTCGCAATGTTGAGACCCCAGGCAATTGCAGATCACCGGGCCCTTCTTTCATCCCTTGGATGGCCACCACCACTTTCAATTTTGGCTTCCTCTAATCCTGAGACAAGAGCATCATCTGAAGTCTCAAACCCTCTTTTCACAATGCGAGGGGACCTCAAGCACCAATACTGTGAAAACTTTCTTGCCTTATGCAGGCTTCAGGAGTTGCAGAGACAGAGAAAATCTAGGCAACTTGAAGGCCATAATCGGGAGCTTGCTCTCCACCAGCCACTTTGGGCAATTGAAGAGCTAGTCAATCCAATAGCAGTTGCATCCCAACGCCATTTCTCAAAGTGGACTGATCAGCCGGAGTTCATTTTCACTCTTGTATATAAGATTACCAGGGATTATGTTGACTCTATGGATGAGTTATTACAACCCCTGGTGGATGAAGCATTGTTAGTAGGGTACAGTTGCCGAGAAGAATGGATTTCAGCAATGGTGACTGCATTATTGACGTACTTGGCAAAAGAAATATTCCCCGTTTATGTTGATCAATTGGATGAAGAGAGCATTTCTGGCGTTCAGTCACAGGCTAGGATATCGTGGCTTCACCTTGTTGATTTGATGATCTCTTTTGACAAACGAATTAAGTCTCTGGTTGAACAGTCTGGAATCTTGTTTTCCCTTCAAGAAGATGGGAACTTGCAGAAGATTTCATCTCTGTCTGTCTTCTGTGATCGACCTGACTGGCTTGATATATGGGCACAAATAGAGCTTGCTGACACCCTAGAGAAGCTAAAGCATGATGTAGATGATGAGagaaattggaaaatgaaagTTCAGAAGGGGGCTCTGCTGTTTGGTTCAGAAGATTACAGATCTCCTACTGTATCCAGTGCCTTTCTTCAACGTCTATCATCTGTAGTTGACCGATGTCGATCACTGCCAATTGTTTCTTTGAGGTCAAGGTTTCTCAGGCTGGCTGGTGCACCTGTCATACAAAAGTTTTTGGATTGTGTCCTTCTGAGGTGCCAAGAAGCTGAAGGCATGACTGCCTTAACAGATGAGGATGGGCTGCTTAAAGTGGCAAACTGTATTAATGCTGCTCACTATTTTGAATCTGTTTTAAGGGAATGGTGTGAGGATGTCTTCTTCCTGGAGATGGCATTGGATCAGGATAATCAACTGGAAACATCTCTCAGTGATAATAGCCGTTCAGAGTGGTCAGTAGGGGGGTCTAGAAGCGGTATTTTTGATGAGGAGATCAAAAAGTTGGAGGAATTCAGAACTGAGTGGGTTGAGAAAATATCAGTTGTTATTTTGAGGGGATTTGATGCTCTATCTCGAGATTATGTGAAAAACAGGAGGCAATGGCAGGAAAAGAGTGAAGAAAATTGGTTGGTGTCCGAAATGTTGGTTGGGGCTCTAGATTATTTGCAAGGAAAAATGTCAATAATAGAGGGAAGTTTGAATGCAATGGACTTTATTATGGTTTGGAGAAGCTTGGCAATGGGAGTGGATAGGCTGCTCTTTAGAGGCATTTTTATGAGCAatgcaaaattttatgatggtGGTGTTGTGAGGTTTGGTTGTGATATGGAGGTCTTGTTTGGTGTTTTCCGGGCTTGGTGTTTAAGGCCTGAAGGCTTCTTTCCTAAAACAAGTGAGGGCTTGAAATTGTTGAAAATGAGGGAGGAACAACTTCAAGGTGGTGTGTTGGGAGGGGAGAAATGGATGAAACAGAGTGGAATAACACATTTGAGTGTTGCTGAGGcagaaaagatagaaaaaaataggGTATTCATGAACTGA